One region of Zingiber officinale cultivar Zhangliang chromosome 7B, Zo_v1.1, whole genome shotgun sequence genomic DNA includes:
- the LOC122006512 gene encoding 40S ribosomal protein S2-like yields MAERGAGDRGGFGRGFGRGRGDRGRGDRGRGGRRGGRRGGGRRDEEEKWVPVTKLGRLVKEGKITSLEQIYLHSLPVKEHQIVDTLLGNRLKDEVMKIMPVQKQTRAGQRTRFKAFVVVGDSDGHVGLGVKCAKEVATAIRGAIILAKLSVVPVRRGYWGNKIGKPHTVPCKVTGKCGSVTVRLVPAPRGAGIVAARVPKKVLQFAGIEDVYTSSRGSTKTLGNFVKATFDCLMKTYGFLTPDLWLDTRFSRSPFQEYTDLLAKPTKAILIENTERIEA; encoded by the exons ATGGCGGAGCGTGGTGCAGGAGATCGTGGAGGCTTTGGCCGTGGCTTCGGGCGAGGTCGAGGAGATCGGGGCCGCGGGGACCGCGGTCGTGGCGGGCGACGTGGCGGGCGACGTGGCGGCGGCCGGCGCGATGAGGAGGAGAAGTGGGTGCCTGTTACCAAGCTCGGCCGCCTCGTAAAGGAGGGAAAGATTACCAGCCTCGAACAGATTTACCTCCATTCTCTTCCCGTCAAGGAGCACCAGATCGTCGACACTCTCCTCGGGAACCGCCTCAAGGACGAGGTCATGAAGATCATGCCTGTGCAGAAGCAGACCCGCGCAGGGCAGCGCACCCGCTTCAAGGCCTTTGTCGTCGTTGGCGACTCTGACGGCCACGTAGGCCTCGGGGTCAAATGCGCTAAGGAGGTCGCCACGGCGATCCGAGGCGCTATCATTCTGGCTAAGCTTTCGGTGGTCCCTGTTAGGAGGGGCTACTGGGGGAACAAGATCGGGAAGCCCCACACTGTTCCGTGCAAGGTCACTGGGAAGTGTGGATCTGTCACTGTCCGCCTGGTGCCTGCGCCCAGAGGGGCAGGGATTGTTGCTGCCCGAGTTCCGAAGAAGGTTCTTCAGTTTGCTGGAATTGAGGACGTGTACACATCATCCCGTGGTTCGACGAAGACCCTTGGAAACTTTGTTAAG GCTACTTTTGATTGTCTGATGAAGACCTATGGCTTCCTCACGCCTGATCTCTGGTTAGACACTCGCTTCAGTAGATCTCCTTTCCAGGAGTACACTGACTTGCTCGCCAAGCCTACCAAGGCAATTCTCATTGAAAACACTGAGAGGATCGAAGCTTAA